One region of Cyanobium sp. M30B3 genomic DNA includes:
- the gndA gene encoding NADP-dependent phosphogluconate dehydrogenase, producing MGKAHFGLIGLGVMGENLVLNAERNGFSSVVYNRTWAKTEAFLAGRGAGKDIVGAATLEDFVAALERPRRILMMVKAGDPVDATIASIAPLLEEGDLLIDGGNSLYADTERRVADLESRSFGYIGMGVSGGAKGALEGPSMMPGGTKAAYDAIEPLVRKMAAQVDDGPCVTYIGPGGAGHFVKTVHNGIEYGIEQILAEAYDLMKRVAGMNGDQMADVLAQWNQSEELASFLVEITEVCLRTKDPETGADLVEAIVDSAGQKGTGLWTVVSALEMGVPVPTIYAALNARVLSSLRSQRLEAGALLPPPPAHSFALGTPADAMAPLRDACIAACIVSYGQGMALLQEASALHNYNLDFAAIGQIWKGGCIIRARLLQRIQNAYTANQSLPNLILDPWFAAEINRCLPGLRQVVAGAALAGIPVPCLSSSLDYIDSYRSGRLPQNLVQAMRDCFGSHTYERVDKPGSFHTEWLD from the coding sequence ATGGGCAAGGCGCATTTCGGCCTGATCGGCCTGGGTGTCATGGGAGAAAACCTGGTGCTCAACGCTGAGCGCAACGGTTTCTCCAGTGTTGTTTACAACCGCACCTGGGCCAAGACGGAGGCCTTCCTCGCAGGCCGAGGTGCCGGCAAGGACATCGTGGGCGCCGCCACCCTGGAGGACTTCGTGGCGGCCCTGGAGCGGCCCAGGCGCATCCTGATGATGGTGAAGGCCGGTGATCCGGTGGACGCCACGATCGCGTCGATTGCCCCTCTGCTGGAGGAAGGGGATCTGCTGATTGACGGCGGCAACTCCCTCTACGCCGACACCGAACGCCGGGTGGCCGATCTGGAGAGCCGCAGTTTCGGCTACATCGGCATGGGTGTCTCCGGCGGCGCCAAGGGAGCCCTGGAGGGACCCAGCATGATGCCCGGGGGCACCAAGGCCGCCTACGACGCCATTGAACCGCTGGTGCGCAAGATGGCCGCCCAGGTGGATGACGGCCCCTGCGTCACCTACATCGGACCAGGTGGTGCCGGCCATTTCGTCAAGACCGTGCACAACGGCATTGAGTACGGCATCGAGCAGATCCTGGCCGAGGCCTACGACCTGATGAAGCGGGTGGCTGGGATGAACGGCGACCAGATGGCCGACGTGCTGGCCCAGTGGAACCAGAGTGAGGAACTGGCCTCCTTCCTCGTGGAGATCACCGAGGTGTGCCTGCGCACCAAGGACCCCGAAACCGGCGCTGATCTGGTGGAGGCCATCGTGGATTCCGCCGGCCAGAAGGGCACCGGCCTGTGGACGGTGGTGAGTGCCCTGGAGATGGGGGTGCCGGTGCCCACCATCTACGCGGCCCTCAATGCCCGGGTGCTCAGCTCCCTGCGCAGTCAGCGTCTCGAGGCGGGCGCGCTGCTGCCTCCACCGCCAGCCCACAGCTTTGCCCTGGGCACCCCAGCTGATGCCATGGCGCCCCTGCGCGATGCCTGCATCGCCGCCTGCATCGTGAGCTACGGCCAGGGCATGGCCCTGCTGCAGGAGGCCTCGGCCCTGCACAACTACAACCTCGACTTTGCCGCCATCGGTCAGATCTGGAAGGGGGGCTGCATCATCCGCGCCCGGCTGCTGCAGCGCATCCAGAACGCCTACACCGCCAACCAGAGCCTGCCCAATCTGATCCTCGATCCCTGGTTCGCCGCCGAGATCAACCGCTGCCTGCCCGGGCTGCGCCAGGTGGTGGCCGGCGCCGCCCTGGCGGGAATCCCCGTGCCCTGTCTGTCCAGCAGCCTCGACTACATCGACAGCTACCGCAGTGGCCGGTTGCCCCAGAACCTGGTGCAGGCCATGCGCGACTGCTTCGGCTCCCACACCTATGAGCGGGTGGACAAGCCGGGCAGCTTCCACACCGAGTGGCTGGATTGA
- a CDS encoding glucose-1-phosphate adenylyltransferase has translation MKRVLAIILGGGAGTRLYPLTKMRAKPAVPLAGKYRLIDIPISNCINSEINKIYVLTQFNSASLNRHLTMSYNLSAGFGQGFVEVLAAQQTPDSPSWFEGTADAVRKYQWLFQEWDVDHYLILSGDQLYRMDYSRFVQHHIDTKAQLSVGALPVDPEQAQSFGLMRTDSDGRIQEFREKPKGDALQAMRVDTQSLGLSPEEAQRRPHLASMGIYVFSRDTLFDLLATNPNATDFGKELIPASLARGDRLQSYLFDDYWEDIGTIGAFYEANLALTQQPNPPFSFYDEKFPIYTRPRYLPPSKLQDAQVTESIIGEGSLLKACSIHHCVLGVRSRVEDEVVLQDTLVMGCDFFESSEERALLRERGGIPMGIGQGTTVKGAIIDKNVRIGSNVTIINKDRIEEADRPELNFYIRNGIVVVVKNGTIADGTVI, from the coding sequence ATGAAGCGAGTACTGGCGATCATCCTGGGCGGCGGGGCAGGCACTCGCCTCTATCCCCTCACCAAGATGCGGGCCAAGCCGGCGGTCCCCCTGGCTGGCAAATACAGGCTCATTGATATCCCGATCAGCAACTGCATCAACTCGGAGATCAATAAGATCTATGTGTTGACCCAATTCAACAGCGCTTCGCTCAACCGTCACCTGACGATGAGCTACAACCTCTCCGCTGGTTTTGGCCAGGGTTTTGTGGAAGTGCTGGCAGCGCAGCAAACGCCCGACAGCCCCAGCTGGTTTGAAGGTACAGCCGATGCCGTACGCAAATACCAGTGGCTTTTTCAGGAGTGGGATGTGGACCACTACCTGATCCTCTCCGGTGACCAGCTTTACCGGATGGATTACAGCCGCTTTGTGCAGCACCACATCGACACCAAAGCCCAGCTTTCGGTGGGTGCCCTGCCGGTGGATCCCGAGCAGGCCCAATCATTCGGGCTGATGCGCACCGATTCGGATGGTCGCATTCAGGAATTCAGGGAAAAGCCCAAGGGCGATGCCCTCCAGGCGATGCGGGTGGATACCCAGAGTCTCGGACTCTCGCCGGAGGAAGCTCAACGGCGCCCCCACCTCGCCTCGATGGGGATCTATGTGTTCAGCAGGGACACTCTGTTTGATCTGCTGGCCACCAATCCCAATGCCACTGATTTCGGCAAGGAGCTGATTCCTGCCTCCCTGGCCCGTGGCGATCGCTTGCAGAGCTATCTCTTTGACGACTACTGGGAGGATATCGGGACCATCGGCGCCTTCTACGAAGCCAACCTGGCCCTCACCCAGCAGCCCAACCCACCGTTCTCGTTCTACGACGAGAAATTCCCCATCTACACGAGACCGCGTTACTTGCCGCCCAGCAAGCTGCAGGATGCCCAGGTCACCGAGTCGATCATCGGCGAAGGTTCACTGCTGAAGGCGTGCAGCATCCATCACTGTGTGCTCGGTGTACGAAGCCGGGTGGAGGATGAGGTGGTTCTCCAGGACACCCTGGTGATGGGTTGCGATTTCTTTGAGTCATCCGAAGAGAGGGCCCTGCTGCGCGAACGGGGTGGGATCCCCATGGGGATCGGCCAAGGCACCACGGTGAAGGGGGCGATCATCGACAAGAACGTGCGGATCGGTAGCAACGTCACCATCATCAACAAGGACCGGATCGAGGAAGCCGATCGGCCGGAGCTGAATTTCTACATTCGCAACGGCATTGTGGTGGTGGTGAAAAACGGCACCATTGCCGATGGCACCGTGATCTGA
- a CDS encoding glutamyl-tRNA reductase, whose amino-acid sequence MHIAVVGLSHRTAPVEIRERLSIPEQTMENSLQQLRSDDQVLEASILSTCNRLEIYTLLRHPEQGIHAVGSFLSQHSGLELDELSPHLFTYHHEEAIGHLLRVAAGLDSLVLGEGQILSQVKRMVRLGQEHQSVGPILNRLLNQAVSTGKRVRTETNLGTGAVSISSAAVELAQLKVGQSRGLDELVPLDQEQVAVVGAGRMSRLLLQHLQAKGCRGVVLLNRTVSRAELLAADFPALPVQCRPLADLDHCLSTCSLIFTSTAADEPIITAGRLAQLNRRSSLMLIDIGVPRNIAADAAGLSGVQSFDVDDLQEVVARNQEARREVAAEAEGMLAEEARLFLEWWDGLEAVPVVNRLRRHLEDIREQELQKALSRMGPDLSARERKVVEALSKGIINKILHTPVTNIRAPQPRQQRHSAMRVLEELFDLADPVQPG is encoded by the coding sequence ATGCACATCGCGGTCGTCGGACTGAGCCATCGCACCGCCCCGGTGGAAATCCGGGAGCGGCTCAGCATCCCGGAGCAGACCATGGAGAACTCCCTCCAGCAGCTCCGCAGCGACGACCAGGTGCTGGAGGCCTCGATCCTCAGCACCTGCAACCGGCTGGAGATCTACACCCTGCTCCGCCACCCGGAGCAGGGGATCCACGCCGTGGGCTCCTTTCTCAGCCAGCATTCCGGCCTGGAGCTGGATGAACTCTCGCCCCATCTGTTCACCTACCACCACGAAGAGGCGATCGGCCACCTGCTGCGCGTTGCCGCTGGTCTCGACTCCCTGGTCCTCGGCGAAGGCCAGATTCTCTCCCAGGTGAAACGCATGGTGCGGCTGGGCCAGGAGCACCAGTCCGTGGGGCCCATCCTCAACCGCCTGCTCAACCAGGCGGTGAGCACGGGCAAACGGGTGCGCACCGAAACCAACCTGGGCACCGGCGCGGTGTCGATCAGTTCCGCGGCCGTTGAACTCGCCCAGCTGAAGGTGGGGCAGAGCCGCGGCCTCGATGAACTGGTGCCCCTCGATCAGGAACAGGTGGCGGTGGTGGGCGCTGGACGCATGTCCCGCCTGCTGCTCCAGCACCTGCAGGCCAAGGGTTGCCGGGGTGTGGTGCTGCTCAACCGCACGGTGAGCAGGGCCGAACTGCTGGCCGCAGACTTCCCTGCCCTGCCGGTGCAGTGCCGTCCCCTTGCGGATCTGGACCACTGCCTCAGCACCTGCTCGCTGATCTTTACCAGCACCGCTGCCGATGAACCGATCATCACGGCCGGGCGGCTCGCCCAGCTGAACCGGCGCAGCTCCCTGATGTTGATTGATATCGGCGTACCACGCAACATTGCGGCCGACGCGGCCGGTCTCAGTGGAGTGCAGTCGTTTGATGTGGACGACCTGCAGGAGGTGGTGGCCCGCAACCAGGAGGCTCGCCGTGAAGTCGCCGCCGAGGCCGAGGGCATGCTCGCTGAGGAGGCCCGGCTGTTCCTGGAGTGGTGGGATGGTCTGGAGGCGGTGCCGGTTGTCAATCGCCTGCGTCGCCACCTCGAGGACATCCGCGAGCAGGAACTGCAGAAGGCACTCAGCCGCATGGGCCCCGACCTCTCCGCCCGCGAGCGCAAGGTGGTGGAGGCCCTCAGCAAGGGCATCATCAATAAGATTCTCCACACTCCGGTCACCAACATCCGCGCCCCCCAGCCGCGCCAGCAGCGCCACTCCGCCATGCGTGTGCTCGAGGAGCTGTTTGACCTGGCCGATCCCGTGCAACCCGGATGA
- the glpX gene encoding class II fructose-bisphosphatase — protein MDRTLIQEILEVVEQAAIASAELTGLGKKDEADAAAVEAMRKRMGQIQMQGRIVIGEGERDEAPMLYIGEEVGSGTGPGVDFAVDPCEGTNLCANSQRGSMAVLAASDRGGLFNAPDFYMKKLAAPPAAKGKVDIRKSATENIQILSQCLGLAASELTIVVMDRARHKDLIAEIRATGARVQPISDGDVQAAIACGFAGTGTHCLMGIGAAPEGVISAAAMRALGGHFQGQLVYDPAIAQTSEWADYTKEGNIARLNEMGITDVDKIYEAEELASGENVVFAGSGITDGLLFHGVKFEKDCIRTSSLVISTLDNTARFTNTIHIKDGAQSIALR, from the coding sequence GTGGATCGCACCCTCATTCAGGAAATTCTCGAGGTCGTTGAACAGGCCGCCATTGCCTCCGCCGAACTGACCGGCCTGGGCAAGAAGGACGAAGCCGACGCAGCTGCAGTGGAAGCCATGCGCAAGCGCATGGGCCAGATTCAGATGCAGGGGCGCATCGTGATCGGTGAGGGCGAGCGCGACGAGGCGCCGATGCTCTACATCGGCGAAGAGGTGGGCAGCGGCACCGGCCCTGGCGTGGACTTCGCCGTGGATCCCTGCGAGGGAACCAACCTCTGCGCCAACAGCCAGCGGGGATCCATGGCCGTGCTCGCGGCCTCCGACCGCGGTGGCCTGTTCAACGCCCCCGACTTCTACATGAAGAAGCTGGCGGCACCCCCGGCCGCCAAGGGCAAGGTGGACATCCGCAAGTCGGCCACTGAAAACATCCAGATCCTCAGCCAGTGCCTGGGGCTGGCCGCCAGCGAGCTCACCATCGTGGTGATGGACCGAGCCCGCCACAAGGATCTGATCGCCGAGATCCGGGCCACCGGGGCCCGCGTGCAGCCCATCTCCGACGGTGATGTGCAGGCTGCCATTGCCTGCGGTTTTGCCGGCACGGGCACCCACTGCCTGATGGGTATCGGCGCCGCCCCCGAAGGGGTGATCTCTGCGGCTGCCATGCGGGCCCTGGGTGGCCACTTCCAGGGTCAGCTGGTGTACGACCCTGCCATTGCTCAGACCTCTGAGTGGGCCGATTACACCAAGGAAGGCAACATCGCCCGCCTCAATGAGATGGGCATCACCGACGTGGATAAGATTTACGAAGCCGAGGAACTGGCCTCCGGTGAGAACGTGGTGTTCGCTGGTAGTGGCATCACCGATGGTCTGCTGTTCCACGGTGTGAAGTTTGAAAAGGACTGCATTCGCACCAGCTCCCTGGTGATCAGTACCCTCGACAACACCGCCCGGTTCACCAACACCATCCATATCAAGGACGGCGCCCAGAGCATCGCTCTGCGCTGA
- a CDS encoding ribulose-phosphate 3-epimerase, translating into MTSKSLVVSPSILSADFSRLGEDVRAVDQAGADWIHVDVMDGRFVPNITIGPLIVEALRPVTSKPLDVHLMIVEPEKYVADFARAGADIISVQVEACPHLHRNLAQIKDLGKMAGAVLNPSTPLDTLEYCLELCDLVLVMSVNPGFGGQSFIESQVQKIRDLRRLCDEKGLDPWIEVDGGIKPANAWKVIEAGANAIVSGSGVFGAADYAQAIQGIRSSRRPEPALV; encoded by the coding sequence ATGACCAGCAAGTCCCTGGTGGTGTCGCCGTCGATCCTCTCGGCCGACTTTTCGCGCCTGGGTGAGGACGTGCGTGCTGTGGATCAGGCCGGTGCCGACTGGATCCACGTGGATGTGATGGACGGCCGCTTTGTGCCCAACATCACCATTGGTCCCCTGATCGTGGAGGCCCTTCGGCCTGTCACCAGCAAACCGCTGGACGTTCATCTGATGATCGTGGAGCCCGAGAAGTACGTGGCCGACTTCGCCAGGGCGGGAGCCGACATCATCTCGGTGCAAGTGGAGGCCTGCCCTCACCTGCACAGGAACCTGGCCCAGATCAAGGATCTCGGCAAGATGGCCGGTGCCGTGCTCAACCCCAGCACCCCCCTCGACACCCTGGAGTACTGCCTGGAACTCTGCGACCTGGTGCTGGTGATGAGCGTGAACCCTGGCTTCGGCGGCCAGAGCTTCATCGAGAGCCAGGTGCAGAAGATCCGCGATCTGCGCCGCCTGTGCGACGAGAAGGGACTCGACCCCTGGATCGAAGTGGACGGCGGCATCAAGCCCGCCAATGCCTGGAAGGTGATCGAAGCGGGAGCCAACGCGATCGTGAGTGGCTCCGGCGTGTTCGGAGCCGCCGACTACGCCCAGGCGATTCAGGGGATCCGCAGCAGCCGCCGGCCTGAGCCGGCGCTGGTGTGA
- the ccsB gene encoding c-type cytochrome biogenesis protein CcsB, with the protein MRDPVLGLGLAAFALLLLVLPLAFWSVSGGRANPWVRVLVASANLCLTAQLVLRWLDSGHFPISNLYESLCFLAWGCTLTQLLVERTWPSPLVPAAATPMALGCVAFASFALPDRLQSASPLVPALRSSWLVMHVSVIMLSYAALLVGSLLSVAVLVTDRDQQVELRSSSIGSGGFRQASLASDGPGAMAAPLNLSSVNLSLAEQLDSLSYRTITVGFLLLSVGLVSGAVWANEAWGSWWSWDPKETWALICWLVYAAYLHTRLIRGWQGRRPAIVASVGLVVIAVCYIGVNLLGIGLHSYGWFFES; encoded by the coding sequence ATGCGTGACCCGGTTCTGGGTCTGGGACTGGCGGCCTTTGCGTTGCTGTTGCTGGTGTTGCCCCTGGCCTTCTGGTCGGTGAGTGGCGGCAGGGCCAATCCCTGGGTGCGTGTACTGGTGGCCAGCGCCAATCTCTGCCTCACGGCCCAGCTGGTGCTGCGCTGGCTCGACTCCGGCCATTTCCCGATCAGCAATCTCTACGAGTCGCTCTGCTTCCTGGCCTGGGGCTGCACCCTCACCCAGTTGCTGGTGGAGCGCACCTGGCCCTCCCCCCTGGTGCCTGCCGCCGCCACCCCCATGGCGCTCGGCTGTGTGGCCTTTGCCAGCTTCGCCCTGCCCGACCGGCTGCAGTCGGCCTCCCCCCTGGTGCCGGCCCTGCGATCCAGCTGGCTGGTGATGCACGTGAGCGTGATCATGCTCAGCTATGCGGCCCTGCTGGTGGGCTCGCTGCTCTCCGTGGCCGTGTTGGTCACCGACCGGGATCAGCAAGTGGAGCTGCGCAGCAGCTCCATCGGCAGCGGTGGCTTCCGCCAGGCCTCCCTGGCCAGTGACGGACCTGGCGCGATGGCTGCTCCTCTGAACCTGAGCAGCGTGAACCTCTCGCTGGCTGAGCAACTCGACTCCCTCAGCTACCGCACGATCACGGTGGGCTTTCTGTTGCTTTCTGTGGGCCTGGTGAGCGGAGCTGTGTGGGCCAATGAGGCCTGGGGCAGCTGGTGGAGCTGGGACCCGAAGGAAACCTGGGCCCTGATCTGCTGGCTGGTCTATGCCGCCTACCTCCACACCCGGCTGATTCGCGGCTGGCAGGGGCGCCGGCCGGCGATCGTGGCCTCGGTGGGCCTAGTGGTGATCGCCGTCTGCTACATCGGTGTGAACCTGCTCGGCATCGGCCTGCACAGCTACGGCTGGTTCTTCGAGAGCTGA
- a CDS encoding LptF/LptG family permease has product MRRFRPLGQIRTRVPLLDRWLLSELLGPLLFGIASFTAVSLSVGAVFELVRRIAESGLPLDVAARVLLLELPSFLVLSFPMATLMATLLTYSKLTGNSELTALRSVGVPTWRMVVPALGLALVMTLLTFSFNEALVPHTLVQAKATLNRAIGRAVAGEQRNRVTYTRFGQIVAEDGTKERALTHFFYAQRFNEGVMEQVTLLDLSRAGQRLMLTAEKARWSEKEAQWEFINGHVYVVADGEDAPNTSARFDRYLYPLGNQPIRVAELPTDANTMTIGQARTAERLLRESGDRQAARKMRVRIAEKFSFPAVCLVFGLLGSSLGVRPNSKRSRSQGFGLSVVLIFSYYLVAFSFSAMGVNGALPPLMTAWAPVLIFVLIGLVLLRRASR; this is encoded by the coding sequence ATGCGCCGGTTCAGGCCGCTTGGGCAGATCAGGACTCGCGTTCCGCTGCTGGATCGCTGGTTGCTCTCCGAACTGCTGGGTCCTCTGCTGTTCGGCATCGCCTCCTTCACGGCGGTCTCCCTCTCCGTTGGCGCCGTGTTCGAGCTGGTGCGCCGCATCGCTGAATCCGGTTTGCCCCTGGATGTGGCCGCCCGCGTGCTGCTGCTGGAGCTGCCTTCGTTCCTGGTGCTCTCGTTCCCGATGGCCACGTTGATGGCCACCCTGCTCACCTACAGCAAGCTCACGGGAAACAGCGAACTCACCGCTCTGCGCAGCGTGGGCGTGCCCACCTGGCGGATGGTGGTGCCAGCCCTGGGCCTGGCCCTGGTGATGACCCTGCTCACCTTCTCCTTCAACGAGGCCCTGGTGCCGCACACCCTGGTGCAGGCCAAGGCCACCCTCAATCGGGCGATCGGCCGGGCCGTGGCAGGTGAACAGAGGAACCGCGTCACCTACACCCGTTTCGGCCAGATCGTTGCAGAGGATGGCACCAAAGAGAGGGCACTCACCCATTTCTTCTATGCCCAGCGTTTCAATGAGGGGGTGATGGAACAGGTCACGCTGCTCGATCTCTCCCGGGCAGGCCAGCGCTTGATGCTCACCGCCGAGAAGGCCCGGTGGAGTGAGAAGGAGGCCCAGTGGGAATTCATCAACGGCCATGTCTATGTGGTTGCCGATGGTGAAGATGCCCCCAACACCTCCGCCCGGTTTGATCGGTATCTCTACCCCCTGGGCAATCAACCGATCCGGGTCGCCGAACTGCCCACGGATGCCAACACCATGACCATCGGCCAGGCACGCACGGCGGAACGGCTGCTGCGCGAGTCCGGCGACCGCCAGGCAGCCCGCAAGATGCGCGTGCGCATTGCCGAGAAGTTCTCCTTCCCGGCCGTGTGCCTGGTGTTCGGTCTGCTGGGCAGCAGCCTGGGCGTCAGGCCCAATTCCAAGCGCAGCCGCAGCCAGGGTTTCGGCCTGAGTGTGGTGTTGATCTTCAGCTATTACCTGGTGGCCTTCAGCTTCAGTGCCATGGGGGTGAACGGGGCCCTGCCACCGCTCATGACGGCCTGGGCACCGGTGCTGATCTTCGTGCTGATCGGCCTGGTACTGCTGCGTCGGGCCAGCCGCTGA
- the lptB gene encoding LPS export ABC transporter ATP-binding protein, with amino-acid sequence MSLALDDVVLAIGGRVLVNHVSIQLEPGEVVGLLGPNGAGKTTTFGLVTGLLRPDHGRVLLDGHSIEAYAMPQRARLGIGYLPQEASVFRQLSVRQNLELALEQSGLERPQRRSRLDSLVEEFHLTAFQHSRGQQLSGGERRRCEVARALAVGARGPRYLLLDEPFAGVDPIAVADLQELIAGLRQRGMGILITDHNVRETLAITDRAYILSQGAILAAGDSTTVGDDPQVRRHYLGEGFRL; translated from the coding sequence ATGAGCCTTGCGCTCGACGACGTCGTGCTGGCCATCGGCGGCCGGGTGCTCGTGAACCACGTGTCCATCCAGCTCGAACCCGGTGAGGTGGTGGGACTGCTCGGTCCGAACGGGGCTGGAAAGACCACCACCTTCGGCCTGGTCACAGGCCTGCTCCGCCCCGACCACGGCCGGGTGCTGCTGGACGGGCACAGCATCGAGGCGTACGCGATGCCCCAACGGGCGCGACTGGGAATCGGCTACCTGCCCCAGGAGGCCAGTGTGTTCCGTCAGCTCAGTGTTCGTCAGAACCTGGAACTTGCCCTGGAACAGAGTGGGCTCGAGCGGCCGCAGCGGCGCAGCAGGCTGGATTCCCTGGTGGAGGAGTTCCACCTCACGGCCTTCCAGCACAGTCGCGGCCAGCAGCTCTCCGGTGGGGAGCGCCGACGCTGTGAAGTGGCCCGCGCCCTGGCGGTGGGAGCGCGCGGGCCCCGCTACCTGCTGCTCGATGAGCCATTCGCCGGAGTGGATCCCATCGCTGTGGCCGATCTGCAGGAGCTGATCGCCGGGCTGCGCCAGCGCGGCATGGGAATCCTGATCACCGACCACAACGTGCGCGAGACCCTGGCCATCACCGACCGGGCCTACATCCTTTCGCAGGGCGCGATTCTGGCGGCCGGTGACTCCACCACCGTGGGGGATGATCCCCAGGTGCGGCGCCACTATCTCGGGGAGGGCTTCCGGTTGTGA
- a CDS encoding DUF309 domain-containing protein codes for MLDSQDADERALSRDPRLWAAVDQFNAGEWYACHDGLEELWHETAGVMRPVLQGILQIAVGQLHLSRGNQRGAQILTGEGLGRLRRCGDQALGLDLQALRGQATEWLQALQLEEDTNRLPPPTLRRVQPPGSL; via the coding sequence GTGTTGGATTCCCAGGACGCCGATGAACGGGCCTTGAGCCGCGACCCGCGCCTGTGGGCTGCGGTGGACCAGTTCAATGCCGGCGAGTGGTATGCCTGCCACGATGGACTCGAAGAGCTCTGGCATGAGACCGCTGGGGTGATGCGCCCCGTACTCCAGGGCATCCTGCAGATCGCCGTGGGCCAGCTCCATCTCAGCCGGGGCAATCAGCGAGGCGCCCAGATCCTCACCGGGGAGGGTCTGGGTCGCCTGCGCCGATGCGGTGATCAGGCCCTTGGCCTGGATCTGCAGGCCCTGCGGGGCCAGGCCACCGAGTGGCTCCAGGCCCTGCAGCTGGAGGAGGACACCAACCGGCTCCCCCCGCCCACCCTCCGGCGTGTGCAACCCCCGGGCTCTCTGTAA